One Deinococcus radiotolerans DNA window includes the following coding sequences:
- a CDS encoding LysR family transcriptional regulator codes for MALNPEHLLTFVRVARLGSLSAAAEELNLTQPAVSSQLKLLTQAVGEPIFRRHRTGVTLTGAGEGLLVHAQALGRVMDGARTYVHERQGLETGTLRLAASSTIAASLLPAALASYHAQYPGVAFEIRQGNTQEVMGLLQAGQIEVALIEGPPGPLPAEWQVQVFGHDELVLVAAPDHPLVDSFPADTVLPLIWREHGSGTREVAEQALAHTRMVGSNRLELPGTEAVKEAVIQGLGVALLPELRVRREVQSGVLVRLPLDLPELRRPLSRVSLPLDQVSYATRSFLNGLETRLGMR; via the coding sequence ATGGCCCTGAATCCGGAGCATCTGTTGACGTTCGTGCGGGTGGCGCGGCTGGGCAGTCTGAGCGCTGCCGCCGAGGAACTGAACCTGACTCAGCCCGCCGTGTCCAGCCAGCTCAAGTTGCTGACCCAGGCGGTCGGAGAGCCTATCTTCCGGCGGCACCGGACCGGGGTGACGCTGACCGGGGCGGGCGAGGGCCTGCTGGTGCACGCCCAGGCGCTGGGCCGCGTGATGGACGGCGCTCGCACCTACGTCCATGAGCGTCAGGGCCTGGAAACGGGAACCCTGCGGTTGGCGGCCAGCAGCACGATTGCCGCGTCCCTGTTGCCTGCGGCCCTGGCGTCCTACCATGCCCAGTATCCGGGCGTGGCCTTCGAGATCCGGCAAGGCAATACCCAGGAGGTCATGGGGCTGCTCCAGGCAGGTCAGATCGAAGTGGCACTGATCGAGGGCCCACCAGGCCCTCTGCCTGCGGAGTGGCAGGTCCAGGTCTTCGGACACGACGAGCTGGTGTTGGTGGCCGCCCCTGATCATCCACTGGTGGACTCATTCCCGGCAGATACGGTGCTGCCACTGATCTGGCGGGAACACGGTTCCGGTACCCGGGAGGTGGCGGAGCAGGCGCTGGCGCACACCAGGATGGTCGGCAGCAATCGGCTGGAACTACCTGGCACTGAGGCTGTCAAGGAAGCGGTCATTCAGGGATTGGGGGTTGCGTTGCTGCCGGAACTGCGGGTGCGCCGGGAAGTGCAGTCGGGGGTGCTGGTCCGGCTGCCCCTGGACTTGCCCGAGTTGCGCCGTCCGCTGAGCCGAGTCAGCCTGCCTCTGGACCAGGTTTCCTACGCCACCCGATCCTTTCTGAATGGGTTGGAGACCAGGCTGGGAATGAGATGA
- a CDS encoding TDT family transporter: MTASPLFARQDSALTVVQAFTPNWFAATMGTGILALMLPHLPLPGTALLGEGLWVLNMVLLVLFTALSVARIALFPKDSLATLHHPVQSMFLGAVPMGLATVINGLIAFGVPRWGEGAAVLARDLWAFDALLSVGVGLLVPYLMFTRQDHALERMTGVWLLPIVASEVAAASAGLIAPHLDTSSATTLVYAGYVLFALSVPLALMVITVLILRLAQHKLPTPDLAVSMFLPLGPLATGALALLQLGEAAPRVLAAQGLGELAPVLTGLGLAGGLVLWGFGAWWLALATLTTLRFVRRGLPFNLGWWGLTFPLGVYTAATFGLGALTHLDVFTHLGHVFVVVLTALWGLVTAHTLRGVWRGELFGVPPLSRETGLPRP; this comes from the coding sequence ATGACTGCTTCGCCTCTATTTGCCCGCCAGGACAGTGCCTTGACTGTCGTGCAGGCCTTCACGCCCAACTGGTTCGCCGCGACCATGGGCACCGGCATCCTGGCCCTGATGCTCCCGCACCTGCCGCTGCCCGGCACTGCACTCCTGGGTGAAGGTCTGTGGGTGCTGAACATGGTCCTGCTGGTCCTGTTCACGGCCCTCTCAGTGGCCCGCATCGCCCTGTTCCCGAAAGACAGCCTGGCTACGCTGCACCACCCGGTCCAGAGCATGTTCCTGGGCGCCGTACCGATGGGCCTGGCAACGGTCATCAACGGCCTGATCGCTTTCGGCGTCCCGCGCTGGGGCGAGGGCGCGGCTGTGCTGGCCCGCGACCTGTGGGCCTTCGACGCCCTGCTCTCGGTGGGGGTCGGGTTGCTGGTGCCCTACCTGATGTTCACCCGGCAGGACCACGCCCTGGAGCGCATGACCGGCGTGTGGCTGCTGCCCATCGTCGCCTCGGAGGTGGCCGCCGCGAGCGCCGGACTGATCGCGCCGCACCTGGACACCAGCAGCGCGACCACGCTGGTCTACGCCGGATACGTGCTTTTCGCGCTGTCGGTGCCGCTGGCCCTGATGGTCATCACGGTGCTGATCCTGCGGCTGGCCCAGCACAAGTTGCCCACCCCCGACCTGGCCGTGAGCATGTTCCTGCCCCTGGGGCCGCTGGCGACGGGTGCCCTGGCCCTGCTGCAACTGGGCGAGGCCGCGCCGCGCGTGCTGGCCGCGCAGGGGCTGGGCGAACTGGCCCCGGTATTGACCGGGCTGGGACTGGCGGGCGGGCTGGTGCTGTGGGGCTTCGGGGCGTGGTGGCTGGCACTGGCGACCCTGACCACCCTGCGGTTCGTGCGCCGGGGGCTGCCCTTCAACCTGGGCTGGTGGGGGCTGACCTTCCCGCTGGGGGTCTACACGGCAGCGACCTTTGGCCTGGGCGCGCTGACCCATTTGGACGTCTTTACCCATCTGGGCCACGTGTTCGTGGTGGTCCTCACGGCGCTGTGGGGACTGGTCACGGCGCACACCCTGCGCGGCGTGTGGCGCGGCGAGTTGTTCGGCGTGCCCCCCCTCTCGCGTGAAACCGGGCTGCCCCGTCCCTGA
- a CDS encoding molybdopterin-dependent oxidoreductase, translated as MGTPQSFSLAQLTQDFEAVSVNAVMHCTCNSRSRFQPRRPGGQWGNGAMGLRDLLGKAGVKSGSVQVQFQSLDKGAGAPGSGGADYKKSLNVNDPVLDECIVAYAMNGQPLPMVNGFPVRLVVPSYFATYWMKPLSFIRILTKPDDNFWMATAYLQPDNLRGTTTPEAVKAKTVKFRPVGSMPVRSFIVTPDETVKAPAGLPLNVQGLAMSGRGAVTKVEVSTDGVVGW; from the coding sequence GTGGGCACGCCGCAGTCGTTCAGTCTGGCGCAACTGACCCAGGACTTCGAGGCGGTCAGCGTGAACGCCGTGATGCATTGCACGTGCAACAGCCGCAGTCGCTTTCAGCCGCGCCGTCCAGGCGGGCAGTGGGGCAACGGCGCGATGGGCCTGCGTGACCTGCTGGGGAAAGCGGGCGTGAAATCCGGCAGCGTGCAGGTGCAGTTTCAGAGCCTGGACAAGGGTGCGGGCGCACCCGGCAGCGGTGGGGCCGATTACAAGAAGAGCCTGAACGTGAACGACCCTGTATTGGACGAGTGCATCGTGGCCTACGCCATGAACGGCCAGCCGCTGCCGATGGTCAACGGGTTTCCGGTGCGACTGGTCGTGCCCAGCTACTTCGCGACGTACTGGATGAAGCCCCTGAGCTTTATCCGGATCCTGACCAAGCCCGACGACAACTTCTGGATGGCGACCGCTTACCTGCAACCCGACAACCTGCGCGGCACGACCACTCCAGAAGCCGTGAAGGCCAAGACTGTGAAGTTCCGGCCCGTGGGCAGCATGCCGGTGCGCTCATTCATCGTGACGCCTGACGAGACGGTCAAGGCCCCGGCAGGATTGCCCCTGAACGTGCAGGGACTGGCGATGAGTGGTCGCGGCGCGGTCACGAAGGTGGAGGTCTCCACCGACGGGGTAGTTGGCTGGTAG
- a CDS encoding RNA polymerase sigma factor, producing the protein MVNLLELRVSSTSDTAHQRLIVQLQHGQDDALRELYDDLSGVTYRVCLRMLGTPEDAEEALQDTFVRLADRADVYEPSRGTVKTFVLTIAHHLCLERLRTRRARPQRQQEWEDDRAFDVPAPTARDSLDEALVQSALAGLPDTDRALLEAMFFGGYTHAEITTRTGLPLGTVKSRLRRALLKLRERMLP; encoded by the coding sequence ATGGTGAACCTACTCGAACTTCGGGTATCGTCTACATCTGACACCGCACATCAGCGGCTGATCGTCCAACTGCAGCATGGGCAGGACGACGCCTTGAGGGAACTGTACGATGACCTGTCCGGCGTCACCTACCGCGTCTGCCTGCGGATGCTGGGCACGCCGGAAGACGCCGAGGAGGCGCTCCAGGACACCTTCGTTCGGCTCGCGGACCGGGCCGATGTATATGAACCGTCGCGGGGAACCGTCAAAACCTTCGTGCTGACCATCGCCCACCACCTCTGTCTGGAACGGCTGCGGACCCGGCGCGCCCGTCCACAGCGGCAACAGGAATGGGAAGACGACCGAGCGTTCGATGTGCCTGCTCCCACTGCCCGTGATTCGCTGGACGAGGCCCTGGTACAGTCCGCCCTGGCCGGCTTACCGGACACTGACCGGGCCCTGCTGGAAGCGATGTTCTTCGGTGGCTACACCCACGCTGAGATTACCACCCGCACCGGCCTGCCGCTCGGCACCGTCAAGAGCCGGTTGCGCCGCGCCCTGCTGAAACTCAGAGAAAGGATGCTGCCATGA